CATCAGAACggtgcttttgttttttggtgtAAAGTAGTGACTGCTATTGGCTTCATTTGGTGGTAAAGGTTTGTTGAATTAGAACAGTATACATGAGATCTAGGAACCAACCTGCTGAACTGACAGAAGGTTCCTGGGGGGAAGTAGGCACTGTAGCACCCCCCTGAGTACTGCTCTTCACACCAGTCCTTCTCTTCATAGTGAACAGGCTGTGGGTACATGTACAATGAAATAAGCAGAGCACTGCATGCAGACAACTCCGCTTCGGTAAAGTGTGCAGTATTACATTgctgttaaaaacattattatttcatatttCCTGATACTTATTTCGTATTCTAGTGTATGAGTATCATTCTGTCCTGTTGTTTCTGGTTAGATCAGTATATTCCATGCTTATTTAGGTTACTGCTGTCATTTCTGCTTCTCCGTCATTATATATCATAACAtgaaaatgtgaaacaaaaactATAGAACATCACTGTATGAGTGATGAGTTATATACTTACATGAAGTGCTTCTTTAGTGCCAAGAACTTGTGCATAAATCTGACAGACTCTTTCTTTTctgttaaaacatatttaataaatgatacactgtatatataccagACTTTTTAAGAGTGTTAAAACTCTTAAAGGTTAAACAGTGTGTTGAAGAATGAGAATAAACTAACAAACCAAATGAATGGGTTTCATAAACTGCAAATTCTATCTAAAAAGAGGCTTGGAAAACCCTTTCATGGACAGCGACCTCATATGGAGACAGATAGTCTTTATATGACTGACACAAATGCCTGATGACCTCATGAGGATGTCATTTTTCCCTCATATAAAAGCAATGGaaataaactgaaaaacaattaaatggaaaatatatttattatgtgtccaaaactccCTTTTACCAGCTGTTTTCAATATTCCATGCAGGAAAGCATTAATAAAACAGTCCTTGTTATTTTCAAGCTGTTAAATATGTAGATATGTTTTGGGTTTTGTTAAAGGTCATTTGGAAAACAAAGCAGTCACACATTAAgtctctctaattactgtgtatttacatagtagttacttagttaatacatgtgtacttacacataattacaatgttattaagcatagttacaatgtacttaatgtgtacatgttTTGTGCATGAtgtaatcctaatcctaaccctaactctaaacctaaccctaaccttaactctaacccttttctgatacaactgtgtacttacatatatcgttcAAAAATATTGACACTAGggacattgtaactatacataataacattgtaattatgtataattacacatgtatttatcatgcaactactatgtaaatacacagtaattagacaaaGAAAAGCTAAAGTGAAGCCCATTTAACATCAATGCACATACCTCTCATCTTTGCTTAGGTGGATGAGATGCCTTGCCTTTCTGgccaaaataaatctgaaaaagaAGACACAGTACAAGTCTTGCAACTCAATCTCACTTGCCTTGACAAGCCCCATCATTGTGCCTTCCCCAGCTTGCAGAGAGTGAAGCCTCATCCTCTATGCATCCATACAGACACTCATTTCATATTGGAAATAAACAGACTGACAACACTCCCAGAATGCTCTCAACACTTAGCAGACACTggtgtctgttttaatgatctgtaTATTGCAGTGGATGATCAGACTACCCGATATTGTGCAAACCTCAGGTTTTTTGTGGCTTTATTGCAGTAATGTTTGTAAGTGGctctataaataaacacacagcaggTTTAAAAGACATTAGAGGTAAGAGCAGCAATGTCTAGATCTGCctgtgtttagatcattaaaacagagccCACATGCAGGACAGACAAGTATACTGTTTATCAACACATCATGAATCAAATGCATGCGTAACACCATATTGTTACGTTTGGGAGCAGAGACATCTCTACATGGGAGAGTCCTGTTTTTATATTTACCCCATGATACAAGGACAAGATCCATCGGGTTTGGTGTCATCCAGTGTCATTGAAATGGGTGATTCCTCATCTTCAATCATCATTGTTCCACAGTACCCTGCACACAGACCGTTCAAAAGGCATTACACCCACAGTGTGTGTGATGGGCCATTTGTTGATGAGTCGTTTGCTATGCAAGTTGAATCCCTGACAGGTATTCTGTAAtgaaaagctgcatctcccttctTCAAGATGTTCTAGAAACGCACAGAGTACATACAGCACATGGCAGTGGTCTTTTATTTTTGATTAGTATCTTTTAAGGTGCTTTGGTTATGATTTCAGGAGCCGCTCTTCAGTTCTTGCTGCCTGCCATTGACATATGTTgcataggctagatcagtcaaagtgtttttaaattaataagcGACAGCGCCCTCTTGTACACAGCCGTGtatgccagcaaaacaaaaagaaactgccGATCACTAGATGGCTCTGACTCTTGATAAGAACTTTCAACACTAAGCTCttaccacaaaaaaaacacatctacttattgcagatgcaaaaaaaaaaacttaatgaaAACACCAACAATACAAGAATATAATTAACCAGGAAAAAAGTGAATAATGCAATACAGTAATAGACTCCCTTTAAAACTGTGAATACAGCAGGCTCCTGCTCATCAGAACCCTGTAGTCCGAACTGATCTGTAATCCGACCCACACTAATGAAACACAGGCTGATAGAAACCAAACTGCAATGTCTGGTTTGTATCAGGCATGTGTGAAGCATTAACAGCTGTGACAGGGACTGGTCCCAACTGGTTTGGATAAGTGAGAGTCTCCTGGATTATTGTATTATTAGTGAGTCTCCTGTGTTATTGTACTATCAGTGAGAGTCTCCTGGATTATTGTACTATTAGTGAGTCTCCTGTGTTATTGTACTGTTAGTGAGAGTCTCCTGCACCCATGGTCCTGCTATGGATTTACCATCATTTGCCCTGGCTTGTCatgattttgaatatgctttacatacctctctgggctttaccatgctttaccatgggAAACTCTTATATGGTAGTATAGGCTACATGGCATCACAGTGTGTGGCTACTATACTGTTAGCAGTATGAATATGAGACCCTTTACCCTTGTCCTTCCAGAAGGCCTGCTTGTAATACATCATGCATTTGATGATGGACCCCATTGGGACTCGCTGGATCAGCTGGTTCCGCACAGGGGGCAGCGGAGGGTCGTAGTGGATATTCATGCTCAAGCCTGGAGGGATGGCACTAATGACATAGGCACCCTGGAGAGAAACAGCAAGCAGGTCAGAGACAGCCATCCCCCACCACGGCTGGGATGCATCAATAACATGAATAATAAGCAGAACTACATGACCGGCCTCCACTGTGTGCACATGGAAACAAGCTCATCATACAGACAGAGGGACAGTAGCCTTAACATACAACTGGACAAACGGTTCTGTAGATGTGTGCAAAACCTCAGGACACCAGCCTCCGCTCTGAATTCTGACAGGCATTTCCATGTGGGATAATAAGAGATATACTACATAAAACACATTGATTTATCAGTAATCCCAAAAACTGGATTTGCTATTTCAGTATGATGGCCTTGGTAATGTATTCAGTCCAGGATCAGGCAGCTGGACTCTTCACAGTTCCTGTAGGATGTGTGAGGATCGTGAAAGCGCTCTATTGTGTTTACACAGGTTTGATTTCTGTGGAATTTTCTTCCAAATGATGTCAAGGAGAGTCATAAAAATAGAAACCACGACTGAAATTAGGCTCTGTGTTACTGGAGGTTTGTGCTTTTTTAGGCTGTGAATAGATCACAAGGCCCTGCTACCTGTAATGTCACTAGCAGTGCCTGTCACATGATCAGATGTGTTCTCTATGCTGCACAGTGCACGGGATTGCGCAGCATGCAGACAAACAAATTATACTTTTCAATACTTTTGATACATTTTCCTTAACCAAATCTAAGGttttagaaaacacatttttaattatgCTTTAAATGTCAATATTTCTCTGCACACAGGACAAGATGTAGAGGAATCAGTGACTGTTGACACAACGTCAGGTAATAGACTTATAAAATACAGTCTCAAGCAAGTACTGCACTGGAAGAAGATTCAAACTCTGCAGTTTATTGAAAAATTAAAGGATtatatacattaataaacatgcatttatgtttgtgtttatttatttatgtatttatttaagcatgtatgtgtttatttatttacagaattgGAGTAATAACTCATCTTCAGGTGGGTCCCAAGGCAAGACAAACACAGCAATTTATATTGAACATAAAATCCTAAAAAccccagacaaaaaaaaataaaatacatagctTCATTAGCTGATATACGGTATGTAATATAAGGAGTTCATGTGTGTTAatactgccatctactggcagAGATACATTCATACAGCTTAGCTCTTAGAAGCTGTAATTGTtgtgattttaaataaagttggaGAGTTTTTGAAACACCAATAAAGAGTCGTGATTGTGTTTACCTGACAATATTGTGCCATCAATGATTCTTTATGGGATTATGGATTGTATAACTGTCAGTAACATACAAACATGCCTCCAAATAAACAAACCAGACCATGAGATAGGAGGAGACCTTGCACAGCTACACATACAGAACCCTCAAgagcttgtgctaaagaatggcTATTTCAGGGGTCTGCACACAACCATCTCTGTGAAGTAGCACCTGCAGTCGCTGGGAGACTTTAAGGTTAAGATTAAGTAAAAGGTTTGAggtaaaattgtgatttaaaGTTATGATTACATGTAGACATGCCTAACGTGTGGCCTAACTTCTTAATAAGGTAGCACATGCGTATGCAGTTCACAACAGCTCAGCAAAtcacgtgtaaaaaaaaaagactaaggAATGCCCCCTTAAAGTTTCAACAAACCTGGACGAGCGATTCTCAAGACATGTCTAAAACATGTGTGACTGGTAATGTGTGGTTAGAGTGGACCTGGAAACACAAGCCATACAAACTGTAGTGTATAAGCCCCTCTCTTGCACCTACCTCATATTTGTCTCCATGTAGAGTTTCCACATAGACAGCTGCTTCAGTCTGAGTCAGTCTAACTGCAGGCTGGTTCAGCCTCACCCCATCCCCGAGCTGCCCTGCCATTCGATCACTGATCTGCCCCGATCCACCAACAAATTTTCTCTCCTGAGGGAACAGAGCCACGACAAGAACGCTTTCATTAAGCAAGTCTGAGGAGCCACAGCGACCGCCATGGCAAATCCATTCTAAAGGGCTACTGTGAATCACTCACATCTTGTTACCTGTGAGTTACCCtatatgtgtgttctgtatgattgtCTATGCTTAGATCAGTATTTGCCATAGCTATTAGGGTGTGCTTCTGAACTGTTCCAGCAAAACGACTTaggaaaagactcctcaaggctgacaGTGGGGAAGCATAAAAGCGTTGCACAGGATTGAGTGCGCAATACTTCACTGGATCATGCACAACACACGCATGATGTTATATGGTTATACAGGATGGTGAAGGTCTGTGTATGAGGGGATATCAGAACGAGTAGGACTGGACAGAGACTGAAACACCAGGAGTGTTTATATAACCTATACGCAGATCCTCACAGTCCTTTAACTTCGTCACatactgttttattgttaatataccAGCTCCATTTGTTTTCTATTCCTGACTGACCTTTGTTTAGTCCATTGTGATTTTCACTGACAGAAGGGAAAAGACTGATTGAAGAGAATACACATAGTTAAGTGGCTGAGGCccattgtgatgtcaccgttttgAATGGCCTTTGCAGTGAAGGGAATCCAGATCTGCCTCAAATGAACCTCTAGTGAGAATGAAGCACAGTACAAACTCAATATGCAGACCATGAGTtgggtttctctgtgatgtgtaGTGGCATATAGCAGGCAAAACAAGCTCTCTGATTAGCTGAAAGATCTTCAGCCAtctataaaaaacaatatattagGAAAATAAAGATGCAATGAAGTATCTGTTTAAAGATCATAAACAGAGTACAGTTTTCTGAGGTGTGATGTAGTGCTTCCTGTGGCTTGTTTATATAAAACCCCACTCAATCACTGAGAGTTAGAGGGacttttatttaaacagaagCAAGTGCTGTTAATATGACATTGAGATAAGGAAGGAGATTCTCAGAGGACAGTGAGATTAATGCAGTAGCAATGCCCTGGACTTGTGAAATAAAACACTTGCAACAATATGTGCTTTAGTGAGAGTGTTATTAAAATGCTGGAAAAatctaatagatttttttttttaatctggcaaacaattaatcatttttatagattcagtaaaaaaaaaaaaacagtaaatctgCACAGCAGAGGCAGAATGAATGTGATAGAGTACATGTTAGTCCTCACTGTTGAAAGCTAATAATACATTGCAGTGTGCAGTAATGCAGTCCAGACAGCTTTGTACCTGCCCTCCATTAGAAGTTGAAAATATCCTCTTCGTTCCTCCACACTGCTTCACGTACCACAGAAACCAGAGTGCTGACACCTCGTGTGGTTCAGAGGTTACATTCACATTGACAAACAGTGTGGCAAACTCCTTGGCTGCCCTGCATTTATGAAAGAACAGACATTTCTCCACTCTCTGTGTGTATTCCATGTGAAGTGCATTGCAGTCTTATCCATTTATCAGCACGCTCCTGCTTGTGAGTacatccagaactattaaacactcaataatgctAAATTACTCATAAAAACCTAATGCAATTCAGTGACAAATATTTCGACTGGGagtgtttttcaatgtcttctaATTAAAGACatctgaaaacattgaaaaaggcttcagtcaaaacatttgtcattgaatgtattagtATTACTAAATATGCTTATGAATAAAGCACTAGAAGCACGAGGAGAACAACAAAGATgcaaaaactagaaaaaaaaaacaacgtacaTTTTCATTTGTAAGCAAGTTTAAGTACAGGACTTTAGTattgttttaaccctttaagcACTTGTGTGTACCACCTCTCAAGTGACAGCAGAGTCTTTTATTCTGTGAACCAGGAGATTATGAGACCCCTTGGATTCTAAACCAGTCACAAACAAGAACACCTGTATGATATACCATGACAGTGAAcaaccaataaaacataacatctGCCTAGCAACACACTCCCCTTGGATTCTAAACCAGTCACAAACAAGAACACCTGTATGATATACCATGACAGTGAAcaaccaataaaacataacatctGCCTAGCAACACACTCCCCTTGGATTCTAAACCAGTCACAAACAAGAACACCTCTATGATATACCATGACAGTGAACAACCtataaaaacatgacatctgCCTAGCAACACACTCCCCTTGGATTCTAAACCAGTCACAAACAAGAACACCTGTATGATATACCATGACAGTGAAcaaccaataaaacataacatctGCCTAGCAACACACCCACCTTGGATTCTAAACCACATCTGTATGATATACCATGACAGTGAAcaaccaataaaacataacatctACCTAGCAACACACTCCACCGGAGCAAAAGTAAAAGCAAAATTGCAGACAATAGCATATTGTTATGATTGCCATCTGTTAGCCTTTAATTAAACAGATAAGATACAAGACTAATAAAAGCTGTCTTTGCCTAACTCTGCATGCACCTTCATGACCCAGCTAttcttaacatatttattttatgtagggTTATAAACATGGGACTCAGAATGCATTTATCTGAAGCTACAAAGGCAGCAGATGGTGTGACAAGAAATGTCAACAAAGCTATGTTTGGATattaataaacaatatataacCTCTCCTCCAGAACTCTAGTTACACTATCTGGACAAATAACAGGCTAAAGGCAGTATTGTATATACAATAGATTATTGGGTACAATATGATGGCAACCTGCAGGGATTCTTAATGATTGTGCCCCTTCATACAGAACTATTTCAATGCCACTGTAGGGCCACTGTCTGCTAGCATTACCAATGAAGATCATTTGAGAAGGGTTGCCATTGTAAAGTCAGGAAGACAATCGCGGTGGCTATTGTTAGCTTCAGATTCTATCTATACACTCCAGTGGCTGCCTGACCTTGTCCAGCACAGCTGGTCAATGAGCTCCTTCATGGTCATGTTGTCCCACCGCACGGCATGCCGTGCACTCCAGGGGGCGTCACAAGGGATCTGAACAAGAGGAAACACAAAAGAGCTTTCTGCATGAGTTGGAGCTTACTTTAGAGTGAGCCCTCAGACCTGCTGCTGCTCGTGATGGAAACACACTttcagcagggagatgcagcttctcTATATTACAGCGTACATAATAATAGCAGGAGAATGACTACTTCTTTGGCAGAATCAAATCGGCAAGGTAGAAATGAAATATTGTCTGGTGCTCTGTTTGTGTAACAATGTGTTGCACTATATTTAAAAATGCTGGTATAAAATCATGTATTagtgttctaaaatgtcatttctgTGTCATGGATTACAAATGCTTCTGCAATTCCATGCATCTGAAACTGCACACTTCACCAGTACTCTCTGTTTCAATTCAAACAGCTGCATATTGACTTTGTTAGTTCAATACTAGCATACACAatctagacacacacacacacacatactgtgttgctgctactgctTTGGAAGTGAAGTGAGTGATTAGTCACTGACTGTCACTTTTCTAGTTAACTGTCTGGTGCTATCCCTAATACGTGATCCATTCCATTGTCATGACAAGTGAATCCATCATATCAGAATGATTGGTAACACCACAAACAGGTAagaagagaataataataacacttgtaGAAACTGTCGGACTGAACTCCTTGACTGACCTCCTCCCCCATGTCATCCAGCGTCCTCCACAGGCTGTTGTAATCCATGTAGACAATGGGGTTCCACATGGGCGGGAAGGCCCCCCTGAAAGGGTACGTCTTGCCCTGAGAGGAGACAGAGCAGCAGGTCACTCACTGACCAGCCAGACACACAACAGGGTTAGCATTACAAATTCATTAGAGGGGTTACATCCAGCTTTCAATGTACACTATTTCCATGTACGTGTTTCATATATCTCAAAACCGGTTTAAAGGGCTTATCCTTCTCCTGTTACTTTAGCAGGTCCTACACTCTGGATACAACACACTTCAAAAGAAGTACACTTGCTTACCCTGTAACCTTTAACCCACCCCCTTCCCCCCTGTTATTATTTTAGTAGGTTTTATACTCTGGTTACAACATAGTTCTGACCCCCCTTtaatttaaagtgattgtagcttacAGAATAGTTCCATAGATGGTACCTATTGTGCACTCTCTACATAGGTCTAGATtgtgcagttttgatagaaacacatggTACAGCAATCATATATTTCCCTTTCCAAGCTGGGTCTATTCAAGTTATCTAAACAGTAGTGGATCTAAAAACAGCTTCACTTAAGAATTAAAATTAGGGGgctttgtaaaaacaaagtaacaaaataatcatttccAGTACTTGGACCTGCCTTAATACAGCCATGGGCAGCACAAACAAACGTCTGTAGGTTTATAGCCACATAAATTCTAATATTTGCCTCTGCCGCAGTTTATCTTGACCTTTACATCTGAGCAGATTTTACATTTTGAAGTCCTTGTCCGTGTACAGAGAAGCACAACTAAATGGAGGTGACAGGCT
This genomic stretch from Acipenser ruthenus chromosome 16, fAciRut3.2 maternal haplotype, whole genome shotgun sequence harbors:
- the LOC131697779 gene encoding amine oxidase [flavin-containing] B-like; the protein is MDQRQKTPVDKKDVIIIGGGLSGLSAAKLLKEAGVSVVVLEARDRVGGRTLTVKGPQFQYVDLGGAYVGPTQNGILRLAKELGVQTYLVNEKEQLIHHVKGKTYPFRGAFPPMWNPIVYMDYNSLWRTLDDMGEEIPCDAPWSARHAVRWDNMTMKELIDQLCWTRAAKEFATLFVNVNVTSEPHEVSALWFLWYVKQCGGTKRIFSTSNGGQERKFVGGSGQISDRMAGQLGDGVRLNQPAVRLTQTEAAVYVETLHGDKYEGAYVISAIPPGLSMNIHYDPPLPPVRNQLIQRVPMGSIIKCMMYYKQAFWKDKGYCGTMMIEDEESPISMTLDDTKPDGSCPCIMGFILARKARHLIHLSKDERKERVCQIYAQVLGTKEALHPVHYEEKDWCEEQYSGGCYSAYFPPGTFCQFSRVLREPFGRLYFAGTETATRWSGYMDGAVQAGERAAREVLHSMGKISKADIWTEDPESKEVPSQPITASFLEEHLPSVPAFLTVMGVSTVLIAIVTALGMAAFKKDLHLHLFNLI